A genome region from Blautia coccoides includes the following:
- a CDS encoding hybrid sensor histidine kinase/response regulator — MRNSKTKDSTTRFLIYSFIGLLIFSIIIFSLLRIYMNRKSKNAVYEIGNIYMSGMNKEMSRHFETVIKLRFDQVSGVVSVVSADNQDKETLYEELIFRAQVRGFDYLALCSVEGEFQTIYGESIQPLNPEPFVEALLHGEQRVAVGVDSSGNEVVLFGVDAAYPMNNGDKSTGLIAAVPLEYVTDFLFSADDGQLMYYHIIRPDGSFVIQNSNTELCHFFEQLQKQLDSTAKELSVENSVKEFGAALKNHKEFTTTLEVNGEERQIYGISLPCSEWYLVSVMPYDILDDSINNLSSQRMFMTLLSCASVLIILTLIFLRYFSITRSQVHELEKARQSALEANKAKSEFLANMSHDIRTPMNAIVGMTAIATAHIDDRKQVQNCLRKITLSSKHLLRLINDVLDMSKIESGKLTLTTEQISLKEVVEGIVNIMQPQVKTKRQTFDIHVENILTENVWCDGVRLNQVLLNLLSNATKYTPEGGSIQLSLSEKKSPKGENYVRIHIKVKDNGIGMSPDFLKKIYESYSRADGARIHKTEGAGLGMAITKYIVDAMEGTIDIKSELDKGTEFFLSFDFEKAVAEEMDMVLPSWNMLVVDDDELLCETATDTLKSIGIKAEWTLSGEKAINLVIQHHKKRDDYQIILLDWKLPGMNGIQVAKEIRRNLGDEVPILLISAYDWSEFEAEAREAGISGFISKPLFKSTLYHALRQYMDAETENDQTLNPNIDLSGRRILLAEDNELNWEVAKELLSDLGVELDWAEDGLICLDKFQRSPEGYYDAILMDIRMPHMTGYEATKAIRGLNHPNALSVPIIAMSADAFSDDIQHCLECGMNAHIAKPIDDIELTRLLKRYLI, encoded by the coding sequence ATGAGAAATAGTAAAACCAAGGATTCTACAACACGTTTTCTGATATACAGTTTCATTGGACTATTAATATTTAGTATTATTATTTTCAGTCTGCTCAGAATCTATATGAACCGAAAAAGTAAAAATGCCGTTTATGAAATTGGAAATATTTATATGTCTGGAATGAATAAAGAGATGTCCAGACACTTTGAAACTGTGATTAAACTGCGTTTTGATCAGGTCAGCGGCGTTGTTTCTGTTGTTTCAGCAGATAATCAGGATAAGGAGACTCTATATGAGGAACTCATCTTCAGGGCGCAGGTTAGGGGATTTGACTATTTAGCGCTTTGTTCTGTCGAGGGAGAGTTTCAGACAATTTATGGAGAATCCATACAGCCACTTAATCCAGAACCTTTTGTAGAAGCATTATTGCATGGAGAACAACGAGTCGCTGTAGGTGTTGATTCTTCTGGAAATGAGGTAGTATTGTTTGGCGTTGACGCTGCTTATCCGATGAACAATGGCGATAAGAGCACGGGCCTGATCGCAGCTGTCCCTCTGGAATATGTTACCGACTTCCTTTTCTCAGCGGATGACGGGCAGTTAATGTATTATCATATCATCAGGCCAGACGGTAGTTTTGTAATACAGAACTCTAACACGGAGTTGTGTCATTTCTTTGAACAACTACAAAAGCAGCTTGATTCTACGGCCAAGGAGTTATCTGTAGAAAATTCAGTTAAAGAATTTGGTGCTGCACTAAAAAACCATAAAGAATTTACCACAACACTTGAAGTGAATGGTGAGGAACGGCAAATATACGGTATATCATTACCCTGTTCTGAGTGGTATTTAGTGTCGGTTATGCCTTATGATATATTGGACGATTCCATAAACAATCTGAGCAGCCAGCGTATGTTCATGACATTATTGTCTTGTGCTTCTGTTTTGATTATCCTAACATTGATTTTTCTTCGGTATTTCTCCATAACCCGTTCTCAGGTGCATGAATTGGAGAAGGCCCGGCAGTCGGCTCTTGAAGCGAACAAAGCCAAAAGCGAATTTTTAGCAAATATGAGCCACGATATCCGTACGCCCATGAATGCAATCGTAGGCATGACCGCAATTGCCACAGCTCACATAGATGACCGAAAACAGGTACAGAACTGCCTTAGAAAAATTACATTATCAAGTAAACATCTATTAAGGCTGATCAATGATGTTTTGGATATGTCTAAAATTGAAAGCGGGAAATTAACTTTAACAACAGAACAAATTTCATTAAAGGAAGTTGTTGAAGGAATCGTTAATATTATGCAGCCACAGGTTAAGACAAAAAGGCAAACCTTTGACATACATGTTGAAAATATCTTAACCGAAAATGTGTGGTGCGATGGAGTACGCTTGAATCAGGTTTTGTTAAACCTTTTATCGAACGCAACAAAGTATACACCGGAGGGCGGTTCGATACAATTATCCCTCTCTGAAAAAAAATCTCCGAAAGGAGAAAACTATGTCCGAATTCATATTAAGGTCAAGGATAACGGAATTGGTATGTCGCCAGATTTCCTGAAAAAAATATATGAATCCTATAGCCGTGCAGATGGAGCCAGAATACATAAAACTGAGGGTGCTGGTTTGGGAATGGCGATTACTAAGTACATTGTGGACGCGATGGAGGGAACCATTGATATAAAAAGTGAACTTGATAAAGGCACCGAGTTCTTTCTCAGCTTTGATTTTGAAAAAGCGGTTGCTGAGGAGATGGATATGGTCCTTCCCTCGTGGAATATGCTGGTGGTTGATGATGACGAATTGTTATGTGAGACAGCAACGGACACGCTAAAATCTATCGGAATAAAAGCAGAATGGACATTAAGTGGAGAAAAAGCGATAAATCTGGTAATTCAACACCATAAAAAAAGAGATGATTATCAAATCATTCTATTAGACTGGAAACTGCCAGGCATGAATGGGATTCAGGTTGCAAAGGAAATCCGACGTAATTTAGGAGATGAAGTGCCGATTTTGCTGATTTCTGCATATGACTGGAGTGAATTTGAAGCGGAGGCTCGTGAAGCAGGTATTAGTGGTTTTATTTCCAAACCCCTTTTTAAATCCACGCTGTATCATGCTTTGCGTCAGTATATGGACGCTGAAACAGAAAATGATCAGACATTGAACCCCAATATCGATCTATCCGGACGTCGTATTCTGCTTGCTGAGGATAATGAACTAAACTGGGAAGTTGCTAAAGAATTGCTATCCGATTTAGGGGTGGAACTGGATTGGGCAGAGGATGGCCTGATCTGTCTGGACAAGTTCCAAAGATCACCAGAGGGATATTACGATGCCATTCTTATGGACATACGGATGCCGCATATGACAGGGTATGAGGCCACAAAAGCTATCCGTGGACTGAATCATCCTAACGCCCTATCTGTTCCAATTATAGCTATGAGCGCAGATGCTTTTTCTGACGACATACAGCATTGCCTGGAGTGCGGTATGAATGCCCATATAGCAAAACCGATCGATGATATAGAATTGACCCGCTTACTAAAAAGGTATTTAATCTAA
- a CDS encoding Hpt domain-containing protein, which yields MNLKDCYIKFGGDFDEVLGRLRREQIVQKFMYKFLDDKSFHLFEASMENKDYEEALRAVHTLKGICQNLSFTRLFESSSLVTNALKENDWNKAVDMMPKLSKDYYETINVIKDFKNSREE from the coding sequence ATGAATCTAAAAGATTGTTATATAAAATTTGGCGGCGATTTTGATGAAGTGCTGGGTAGACTGCGCCGTGAGCAAATCGTTCAGAAATTTATGTATAAATTCCTGGACGATAAAAGCTTTCATTTGTTTGAAGCGTCTATGGAGAATAAGGACTATGAAGAGGCTCTAAGAGCCGTTCATACACTCAAAGGAATTTGTCAAAATCTTTCATTTACCAGATTGTTTGAAAGCAGTAGTTTGGTAACAAACGCATTAAAAGAAAACGATTGGAATAAGGCTGTCGATATGATGCCGAAATTATCAAAGGATTACTATGAAACCATCAATGTTATTAAAGATTTTAAGAATTCCAGGGAGGAATAA
- a CDS encoding diguanylate cyclase, producing the protein MDKQKILIVDDSEMNRALLVDILEERYDVVEAENGVEAISLLSKQRADFSLLLLDIMMPEIDGFEVLACINKYHWNDTFAVIMISADDTPANIKRAYDLGAFDYISRPFDSTIVQRRISNTMFLYARQQRLEKIIAEQFHEQEKNNKLMISILSHIVEFRNGESGLHILHVNTITKYLLKQLVQLTDQYPLSKADISLISTASALHDIGKISISDAILNKPSRLTAEEFEVIKKHSVIGANMLLDLPIEQQEAPLVKVASEICRWHHERYDGNGYPDGLKGDEIPIAAQAVALADVYDALTSERCYKKAYPHEEALKMILEGQCGAFNPTLLLCLQEIADTLENELMDVSQEQETKNIQDIRNKIDYDRLFSYEKYTVLSRKQQQLQLLYIDSLTSIYNRRYYDEHFQGADDIQAMVVIDVDNFKYINDNYGHDVGDIVLQSIAQTVLSCVRKTDAVIRYGGDEFVIIFFGIPQEIFEKKLERIRYSVDGLIIDGHPELHMSVSIGGAYGSGTAKKLFKVADNMMYQSKKQKNQVTICFLNEMVGSADGI; encoded by the coding sequence ATGGATAAACAAAAAATTTTAATTGTGGACGATTCAGAAATGAATCGAGCTCTTTTGGTAGATATTTTGGAAGAGCGATATGATGTGGTTGAGGCTGAGAATGGTGTAGAAGCAATTTCTCTCCTTTCAAAGCAAAGGGCTGATTTCTCCCTTCTGCTTCTGGATATTATGATGCCTGAAATAGACGGATTTGAAGTATTAGCTTGCATAAACAAATACCATTGGAATGACACCTTCGCTGTTATTATGATTTCTGCTGATGACACTCCTGCTAATATAAAGAGGGCCTATGACTTGGGCGCTTTTGACTATATCAGCCGGCCTTTTGATTCAACCATTGTCCAGCGTCGAATTTCTAATACGATGTTTTTATACGCAAGGCAGCAGCGCCTTGAAAAAATTATTGCAGAACAATTTCACGAGCAGGAAAAGAATAATAAGTTGATGATCTCAATTCTGTCTCATATTGTGGAATTTCGTAATGGAGAGAGCGGCCTACATATACTGCATGTTAATACGATTACAAAATATTTGCTGAAGCAGTTGGTTCAGCTGACAGATCAATATCCTTTGTCTAAAGCAGATATTTCTTTGATCAGCACTGCTTCTGCGCTGCATGATATTGGGAAAATCTCAATTTCAGATGCAATATTAAATAAACCCAGCCGACTTACGGCAGAGGAATTTGAAGTGATAAAAAAGCACTCAGTGATCGGTGCTAACATGCTGTTAGACCTGCCCATAGAGCAGCAGGAAGCTCCGCTTGTCAAAGTGGCTTCTGAGATCTGCCGATGGCACCACGAAAGGTATGATGGCAATGGTTACCCGGATGGATTAAAGGGAGACGAAATTCCCATAGCCGCTCAAGCGGTTGCGCTGGCCGATGTATACGATGCCTTGACCAGTGAGCGATGCTATAAGAAAGCTTATCCACATGAAGAAGCTTTGAAAATGATTTTAGAAGGACAATGTGGTGCATTTAATCCTACCCTTTTACTGTGCCTGCAAGAAATTGCAGATACACTTGAAAACGAGCTAATGGATGTCTCCCAGGAACAAGAAACTAAAAATATTCAGGATATAAGAAATAAAATAGACTACGATAGGCTGTTTTCCTATGAAAAATACACCGTCTTGTCTCGCAAACAGCAGCAACTGCAGTTATTATATATTGATTCCTTAACCAGTATTTACAATCGCCGCTATTATGACGAGCATTTTCAAGGCGCAGATGATATTCAGGCAATGGTTGTAATAGATGTAGATAATTTTAAGTACATCAATGATAATTATGGCCACGATGTAGGCGATATCGTATTGCAGAGCATTGCACAAACTGTTTTATCCTGTGTGCGAAAAACAGATGCAGTTATTCGTTATGGCGGCGATGAATTTGTAATCATCTTTTTCGGTATACCTCAAGAGATATTTGAAAAAAAACTGGAGAGGATCAGGTATTCTGTTGATGGTCTGATAATTGACGGACATCCAGAACTACATATGTCTGTAAGCATAGGTGGAGCATATGGAAGCGGAACCGCAAAAAAACTGTTCAAAGTTGCAGACAATATGATGTATCAATCAAAAAAACAAAAAAATCAGGTGACCATTTGTTTTCTGAACGAGATGGTAGGCAGCGCAGACGGCATTTAA
- a CDS encoding GntR family transcriptional regulator: MKPQETKFEFVYNEIKQCILDGQIPHGNALPSSRMYCEQFHVSRYTINRVFDALRAEGLVDIRPRLAPIVVSTKDTCNSSSTVLEILKQKECILQVYQTFALILPSLLVFSLQGCDVEVLPYYKQAVKALRLGYTAGGWRPPSKLGYEILRIGGNSLFSELYSTFGLYNKLTFFTEECTYFSKHFSQEAVSVANVIPDVLKGDDPHIKYNLLSNMYQKLTEFIENTLNYLSEATPKCHSQTGLRFSWNPMRGQDYCYSKIVDDLNLKIGLGEYSVGMFLPYEKQLANQYEVSISTVRKALSELEQRGFVKTLNGKGTIVIEPDDTKLHRLALNSGYVEKALRYLHALQLMVLIIRPAALAAAPQFTKEELDELADRFTSFDSIYLSDILKAIMRNTTLEPLYIILSETNHLLEWGHHFAYYPSKKHTLSHLNKQVILALQQLREGNADAFADSIADCYRYNLSRMKKHMVEKYKFYHVANIRVPEKY, translated from the coding sequence ATGAAACCACAAGAGACAAAATTTGAATTTGTATATAATGAAATTAAGCAGTGTATTTTAGATGGACAGATACCTCATGGAAATGCTTTGCCATCTTCAAGGATGTATTGCGAACAATTCCATGTTAGCAGGTATACGATTAACCGTGTTTTCGATGCATTGAGAGCGGAAGGACTGGTTGATATCCGGCCTCGCCTTGCGCCGATTGTTGTTTCAACAAAAGATACCTGTAATTCATCAAGCACTGTTCTTGAGATTCTAAAACAAAAGGAATGTATTTTACAGGTATATCAAACTTTTGCTCTAATACTGCCTTCACTTTTGGTTTTTTCCTTACAGGGATGTGATGTGGAGGTACTGCCTTACTATAAACAGGCTGTGAAAGCATTGCGTTTAGGATATACTGCTGGTGGATGGCGTCCTCCCTCTAAATTAGGATACGAGATATTAAGAATAGGCGGTAATTCCCTATTCAGCGAACTCTACTCTACGTTTGGCCTTTATAATAAACTTACATTTTTTACAGAAGAGTGTACTTATTTCTCTAAGCATTTTTCACAGGAAGCGGTATCTGTAGCCAATGTCATTCCAGATGTCTTAAAAGGCGATGATCCACACATAAAGTACAACTTGCTCTCAAATATGTATCAGAAACTTACGGAATTCATTGAAAATACCTTAAATTATCTGTCAGAGGCCACCCCAAAATGTCATTCACAAACTGGTTTGAGGTTTTCATGGAACCCCATGCGTGGTCAGGATTATTGTTACTCAAAAATTGTTGATGACTTGAATTTAAAAATCGGTCTTGGAGAGTATTCTGTTGGAATGTTTCTACCATATGAAAAGCAACTGGCCAACCAGTATGAGGTCTCTATATCGACGGTCAGAAAGGCATTATCAGAGCTCGAGCAAAGAGGTTTCGTAAAGACATTAAATGGTAAAGGCACTATAGTGATAGAACCGGATGATACGAAACTTCATCGGTTGGCTCTTAATTCCGGATATGTAGAAAAAGCACTACGTTACCTTCACGCTTTGCAGTTAATGGTACTAATTATTCGTCCTGCCGCTTTAGCTGCAGCTCCACAGTTTACTAAAGAAGAACTGGACGAGTTGGCAGATAGATTTACCTCTTTTGACTCTATTTATTTGTCGGATATTTTGAAAGCCATAATGAGAAATACCACGTTAGAACCTTTATATATTATATTGTCTGAAACCAATCATCTTCTTGAATGGGGACACCATTTTGCTTATTATCCGTCCAAGAAACATACACTTTCACATCTCAACAAGCAAGTCATTCTTGCGCTTCAACAGTTAAGGGAAGGTAATGCAGACGCCTTTGCGGATAGCATAGCAGATTGTTATCGTTACAATTTGAGTCGTATGAAGAAGCATATGGTAGAAAAGTATAAATTTTATCATGTAGCTAATATTCGGGTTCCAGAAAAATATTAG
- a CDS encoding uroporphyrinogen decarboxylase family protein codes for MTPKERILAALNGQPTDTLPFIPRLDIWYNANAGNGTLPAPYQHATLREMVDDLGLGYHAIIPDFKDFTDPEQGDLDVGLGIYHLKKYPYRIKLHNVKRTYERSGDGILKVKYETPKGDITTTVVHSQDMKKNGITLYVIKEHAIKSKDDYPAMKYIFDNMEVIPDYDNYTHFQQDFIGERGVAVALSAMWASPGHYLIKELMAFDTYYYEQYDNPDEMNEFIEQITPFCSKLFDAALNSPAEVILSGANYDTSFTAPSMFEEYIMPALKEQSDRAHARGKFLATHTDGENTGLMELYLKSGFDIADSICPAPMTKISLEDTRRMFGHTCTVWGGIPSISVLEDSMNDLTFKRFVEEKFENLGRGDHLILSVADTVPPAAKFDRILYLQKKAMEFGPVK; via the coding sequence ATGACACCAAAAGAACGGATACTGGCTGCGCTGAACGGGCAGCCAACGGATACTCTGCCTTTCATTCCACGTCTAGATATCTGGTACAATGCAAATGCCGGAAATGGTACTCTTCCTGCGCCTTATCAGCATGCAACCCTGAGGGAGATGGTGGATGATCTGGGGCTTGGCTATCACGCCATTATTCCTGATTTTAAAGATTTTACAGACCCGGAGCAGGGGGATCTGGATGTGGGACTTGGAATCTACCACTTAAAAAAATATCCTTACCGGATAAAGCTCCATAATGTAAAACGTACGTATGAGCGCAGCGGTGACGGTATTCTCAAAGTAAAATACGAAACGCCCAAGGGAGACATTACCACCACTGTAGTCCATAGCCAGGACATGAAAAAAAACGGAATAACTCTGTATGTTATAAAAGAACACGCCATTAAATCCAAGGATGATTATCCTGCCATGAAATATATTTTTGACAACATGGAAGTGATTCCTGACTATGACAATTATACTCATTTCCAGCAGGATTTCATCGGAGAACGGGGTGTTGCCGTGGCATTGTCTGCCATGTGGGCATCTCCCGGACATTACCTGATCAAAGAGCTGATGGCATTTGATACCTATTATTATGAACAATATGACAATCCGGATGAGATGAACGAATTCATAGAGCAGATCACGCCTTTTTGCAGCAAGCTCTTCGATGCCGCATTAAACAGTCCCGCTGAGGTAATACTCTCCGGCGCCAATTATGATACCTCATTTACTGCGCCGTCTATGTTTGAAGAATATATCATGCCCGCCTTAAAGGAACAATCCGACAGGGCACACGCCCGCGGCAAATTCCTGGCCACCCACACGGATGGTGAAAATACAGGGCTTATGGAGCTTTACCTGAAATCAGGATTTGACATTGCTGATTCCATCTGTCCTGCTCCCATGACCAAAATTTCTCTGGAGGACACACGGCGTATGTTCGGCCATACCTGTACAGTCTGGGGCGGCATCCCTTCCATTTCCGTGCTGGAGGATTCTATGAATGACCTGACTTTCAAACGGTTTGTGGAAGAAAAGTTCGAGAACCTTGGAAGAGGGGACCACCTCATATTATCCGTTGCGGACACAGTGCCCCCTGCCGCCAAATTTGACAGGATCTTATATCTGCAAAAAAAGGCAATGGAGTTCGGTCCGGTCAAATAA
- a CDS encoding CdaR family transcriptional regulator, with protein sequence MLDNFLAEKFIKKAGESTEYNINIMDEKGVIIASKDAERIGNFHEVAYWIIHGDEEIIDVPDGGKYLGVKPGVMLPIEHRGKRTGAIGVTGEPDEVRDIAKVMKFAIETMYEFESQHEMNAKRKSMKDRFIYGILSNEVADVEKLREDAETLGWEESYVRLPVLLFLDEMADMPTVLRKLKESALYSHQDIISVVQDKNVIIFKSFKPDPASLCQYKEIIAESVASCKNYLDMAGAKYQFLAGTFQNRFEKYRIGYQHCIWMRDRVKGQIGFFYEHVSEYIKSLIAMVEYRDIYGVYERLLDDKGRENILDVVESLQKNNYNFNASSKELYIHKNTLVFRFNKIRELLGVNPMQQVADREFLEYLHYFIKNNRA encoded by the coding sequence TTGCTGGATAATTTTTTGGCGGAAAAATTTATTAAAAAAGCGGGAGAGTCTACGGAATACAATATCAATATCATGGACGAAAAAGGGGTGATCATAGCCAGCAAAGACGCAGAGCGGATCGGCAATTTTCACGAGGTGGCATATTGGATCATTCATGGTGACGAGGAGATCATTGATGTCCCGGACGGAGGAAAATACCTGGGGGTAAAGCCAGGCGTAATGCTGCCCATCGAGCACAGGGGAAAGAGAACAGGAGCCATAGGTGTGACCGGCGAGCCGGATGAGGTGCGGGATATTGCAAAGGTGATGAAATTTGCCATTGAGACCATGTATGAATTTGAGTCACAGCATGAGATGAACGCAAAGCGAAAGAGCATGAAGGACAGGTTTATTTACGGCATTTTGTCAAATGAGGTTGCTGATGTTGAAAAATTAAGGGAGGATGCAGAGACACTGGGATGGGAGGAATCCTACGTACGGCTGCCGGTCCTTCTTTTTTTGGATGAGATGGCAGATATGCCCACAGTACTGAGAAAGCTGAAGGAGAGCGCATTGTACAGTCATCAGGATATTATATCTGTTGTGCAGGATAAAAATGTGATCATTTTCAAAAGCTTTAAGCCGGATCCCGCCAGTCTCTGCCAGTACAAAGAGATCATTGCGGAATCGGTTGCCTCCTGCAAAAATTACCTGGATATGGCAGGGGCTAAATACCAGTTTCTTGCTGGGACTTTTCAGAACCGCTTTGAAAAATACAGGATCGGTTATCAGCACTGTATCTGGATGAGGGACCGTGTGAAAGGACAGATCGGCTTTTTCTATGAACACGTGAGCGAGTATATAAAATCACTGATCGCTATGGTGGAATACCGGGATATTTACGGGGTTTATGAACGGCTCCTGGATGATAAGGGCAGGGAGAACATACTGGATGTGGTGGAATCCCTGCAGAAAAATAACTATAATTTCAATGCCAGCAGCAAAGAACTTTATATACATAAAAATACGCTGGTATTCCGCTTTAACAAGATAAGGGAACTTCTGGGAGTAAATCCCATGCAGCAGGTGGCAGACCGGGAATTCCTGGAATATCTCCATTATTTTATCAAAAATAACAGGGCGTAG
- a CDS encoding TRAP transporter substrate-binding protein, with protein sequence MKRKLVCMCFSMAVFGMVLSGCGEGKDGKDNGDSGQSEVDVESYDFSQDKSFDITAGGIQAAEDTVTLAMQKMADEVKEKSGGTITITVSPAAQLGDATSQMEAVSLGTQEMFVDAGSWLSTFVDDAQVTSMFFLFKDEDHYRKFLESDINANMEQQLIDQQGIRVVANNWLRSPRSISCSKEIQSLGDLKGLKMRVPDIKSYMESATALGLGTAQVAWGETYLALQQGVVDACESPLDSIYTMKFYEPTKQVTLTEHIRDNAAVYMNDALYGELSSAQRKVLTEAANDAGDWYTDEVKKVSEEYKKTMESEGTNFTTPSEEAIQEMSDVIADKAAELEEKGAWKKGLFEDIKALAE encoded by the coding sequence ATGAAAAGAAAACTGGTTTGTATGTGTTTCAGTATGGCTGTGTTTGGCATGGTGCTGTCAGGCTGCGGGGAAGGAAAAGACGGGAAAGATAACGGGGACAGCGGACAGTCAGAGGTGGATGTGGAATCCTATGATTTCAGTCAGGATAAATCCTTTGACATTACAGCCGGGGGAATTCAGGCGGCAGAGGATACAGTCACTCTGGCAATGCAGAAAATGGCAGATGAGGTAAAAGAAAAATCCGGCGGCACGATCACCATTACCGTGTCCCCGGCGGCGCAGCTTGGGGATGCTACCAGTCAGATGGAGGCAGTATCTCTGGGAACCCAGGAGATGTTCGTGGATGCCGGATCCTGGCTCTCTACATTTGTAGATGACGCGCAGGTAACCTCCATGTTTTTCCTGTTTAAGGATGAAGATCATTACAGAAAATTCCTGGAGAGCGATATCAATGCGAATATGGAGCAGCAGCTCATTGACCAGCAGGGAATCCGTGTGGTGGCCAATAACTGGCTCAGATCTCCCAGATCTATTTCCTGTTCCAAAGAAATTCAGTCACTGGGAGATTTAAAAGGCCTGAAAATGCGTGTGCCGGACATCAAGTCTTATATGGAATCTGCCACTGCGCTTGGACTGGGAACCGCACAGGTAGCCTGGGGGGAGACCTACCTTGCTCTTCAGCAGGGCGTTGTGGACGCATGTGAATCTCCTCTGGATTCCATTTACACCATGAAATTCTATGAACCTACAAAACAGGTCACCCTGACAGAACATATCCGTGACAACGCGGCAGTTTATATGAACGATGCCCTGTATGGAGAGCTTAGCAGTGCGCAGAGAAAAGTGCTGACAGAAGCTGCCAATGATGCAGGAGACTGGTATACGGATGAAGTGAAAAAGGTATCCGAGGAATACAAAAAGACAATGGAATCCGAGGGGACCAATTTCACCACTCCGTCAGAGGAAGCCATACAGGAAATGTCTGATGTGATCGCTGACAAAGCCGCAGAACTGGAGGAAAAAGGCGCCTGGAAAAAGGGACTTTTTGAAGATATAAAAGCGCTTGCTGAGTGA
- a CDS encoding TRAP transporter small permease, with amino-acid sequence MKFVKKFIKIGGTVQWYMGVVCMLVIMISVTAGVICRKFFNSPLNWVEELCTFLFIYLAFCGASVAAMNKKHVSADFLTTKLSPKANKILLICQRALMILLLAVMFFGAIILQPKMMGHSSTNLDLPKNLYYIPILFSSFYMVCVYTVELIEMVKGTYTTETG; translated from the coding sequence ATGAAATTTGTGAAAAAATTTATAAAAATCGGCGGTACGGTCCAGTGGTATATGGGGGTTGTCTGTATGCTGGTGATCATGATCTCTGTGACAGCGGGGGTTATCTGCAGAAAATTTTTCAACAGCCCGTTAAACTGGGTGGAAGAGTTATGTACTTTTCTCTTTATCTACCTGGCCTTTTGCGGGGCCAGCGTGGCGGCTATGAACAAGAAGCATGTGAGTGCGGATTTTCTGACGACAAAGTTATCACCAAAGGCCAATAAGATTTTACTGATATGCCAGAGAGCTTTGATGATTCTGTTGTTGGCGGTCATGTTTTTTGGAGCCATTATCTTACAGCCGAAAATGATGGGGCACTCCAGTACCAACCTGGATCTGCCTAAAAATCTCTATTATATACCCATACTGTTCAGCTCTTTTTATATGGTTTGTGTCTACACAGTGGAATTGATCGAGATGGTAAAGGGCACCTACACAACGGAAACAGGCTGA